A region of the Acidobacteriota bacterium genome:
ACTCTCGGGCATCGCCACGCTCACCCGGCGTTTCGTCGACCTCGCCGCCGGTCGTCTGGTCGTGCTCGACACGCGCCAGACCACGCCGACGCTGCGCGTGCTCGAGAAGTACGCCGTGCGCGCGGGCGGCGGGCTCAACCACCGGGCGTCGCTCGACGACGGCGTGCTCATCAAGGCCAACCACGTCCGCCTCGCGGGCGGCGTCCGTGCCGCCCTCGAGCGCACGCGTGCCCTCGGCCAGGAGATGCCCGTCGAAATCGAGGTGCGCACACCCGAAGAGGCCGAAGAGGCGATGGCGGCCGGTACCACCCGCCTGCGGGTCCTCGACCGGCCCGACGACGTCCTCGCCGAAATCATCAGGGTCGCCAGGGGGCGGGCGCAGGTCGAGGTGTCGGGGGACGTGTCGCCAGAACGCCTCCCGGCGATTGCGGCGTCGGGCGCCGACTTCGTGTCGATCGGCCTGCTCACACACTCGGCACCGGCGGTTCCCCTCGACTTCGTGCTCGAGCCCATGCCGTGACCGCTCTTCCCGGGGCCCTGCCCCACGCCTGGGGGGTCGTCGCGGCCGACCTCGGCGTGCCCGCGTCGTGGACGCGCACCACGCACCTCTTCGACGTCGTCACGTCGACCAACGACGTGGCGTCGGCGCTCGCTTCGGCTGGCGCGCCAGAGGGGACGATGGTCGTCGCCGGCGAGCAGACCGCCGGCCGGGGCCGACGGGGGCGGAGCTGGAGCTCGCCCTCGGCCGGGGGCGTGTACTTCTCGGTCGTGCTGCGCCCAGGCGCTCGCGCCGAGGGGCCCGACACCGAAACGATGCTGTGGACGCTGATGGCCGCCGTGGCGGTGGCCGACGGCATCGAACGCGCGTCCGGGCTCCGGCCCGACATCAAGTGGCCGAACGACCTCGGCGTGGCACGCCCGGCAACCGCGGCCGAAGGGGCCGGCTGGCGCAAGCTCGCGGGGATCCTCGCCGAAGGGGTCGTGACCGGCGGGACGGTCCAGCACGTCGTGCTCGGCGTCGGCATCAACGTCGCGCGCGCCGAGCGTGACGTGCGGGCGCCGTCCACGTCGATCGAGGAAGAGACCGGAGTCGTGGTGTCACCCGCGCGTCTCTGGGCCTGCTGCGCCGCGTCGCTCGCGCGGCGCCGCGGGCAGCTGACGGCCGAGGGGCCATCGCCGGTGCTCGACGCATGGCGGGCCCGCGCGCCGTCGAGCGTTGGCTCGCGCGTGTCGTGGCGAGGCGAGTCGGGGCCGCGGAACGGGTGGACGGCGGGCATCGACGACACCGGGGCGCTGCGTGTCGAGAGCCTGGGTGAGATCGTCACGTTCGTCGGCGGCGAGCTGTCGTGGGAGGACCTCGGTCGTGACGGCTGACGAGGACATCGGCCGCTACTGCCGCGCGATCGAGGCGCACCTCTGTCGACGCAACGACGGTCACCTGGTGAGGGTGGTCGGCCCGGCGTTCGACCTCGTGAGCGGCTGGGCCCGGTGCGGCGTGCCGTTGAGGGTTGCCTGCCGGGGCATCGATCGCACGGTCGAGCGGCGCCGTGCGGGCGCGGTTCGACGGCGGCCCGTGCGCATCGAGTTCTGCGAGGCCGACGTGCTCGACGCGTTCGACGACTGGCGCCGGAGCATCGGACCGATGCTCGGTCGCGCCGAGGGCCCGCCCGACGGCGACGACACGTCTGCCGGCGCCGCGGTGGACCCGATCGGCCGCGCCCGGCGCGCTCCGGCGCTCACCACGCACCTCGACCGGCTGCTCGTCCGGCTCACGTCGGTCGTCGCCGCGACGCCGCTTCCCGCGACGCTGCACGCCCGCCTCGGGCAGGTCATCACCGAGCTGGACGACCTGCGCCGATCGGCCTCGCGGGCGAGGGGCGAGGTGAGGGCGGCGGTGGTCGCGCGACTCGCGGATCTCGACGCCGAGGTGCTCGACACGGCGGTTGCCGCCGTCGACCGGGCCACGCTCGACGAGGTCAGGCGCGAGGCGGTCGACGAGCTGGCGGCCTATCGCGCCAGGATGGCGCCCGCAGACTTCGAGGCCGCCGTCGGGGCCGCGGCACGGCGCCTGCTGCGCGACCGCTTCGGCCTGCCGCGGCTGGCGCTTCACAACCCCTGACGCCGGAGCCGGCGTACGGCTCGCCAGGAGGCCTCGTGGGTGGTGACCTGATGCAGATCGGGACCGAGATCACGCTCGTCGTCGAGAAGCCCGTCGCGGGCGGGCGCATGCTCGCGCGACACGAGGGGCGTGTCGTCCTCGTCTCGGGGACGATTCCCGGAGAGCGCGTCGTCGCGCGGGTCGAACGCGTGCAGTCGCAGCTCGCGCAGGCGGCGACCATCGCCGTGCTCGAACCTCATGCCGCGCGGCGCGACGACAACCCCGATCCCGCCTGTGGCGGCATGACGTACGCGCACATCGCGTACGACCATCAGCGTCACCTGAAGGCGCTCGTGGTTGCCGACGCCTTTGCCCGGCAGGCCCGCGTGGCGCTCGACCCGCTGCCGCCGGTCGCCGCGTCGCCCGAGCGGGGCTACCGGATGCGCACGCGCCTGCACGTGCGGGGCGGGCGCATCGGCTCCTTCAGAGAGGGTTCGCACGACCTCTGCGACATCGCGGTGACCGGACAGGTCCTGCCCGAGACGGTCGCCGTGCTCCGCGATCTCGAGGCCGGCCTGTCGCAGCACGGCGTCGAGCGGCTCGAGGCCGTCGAGGTGATGGAGAACCTCGATGCGACCCAGCGCGTGCTGCATTTCGACGATGGTCCGGCCCGTGAGCGTCTCGGCCGCAGCCTGCTCGACCGGCTTGCCGCCCTGCCGGGTGTCACCGGGGTGTCGCACGCGCGAGGCGGACGGCGAGCCGGCGCGGCCGCGCGCGTGGGCGACCGCCTCGACGCGTTCACCGGTCCCGGCACCGACGCCGGCGACACCCTCGTCGGGCGTCAGGCGCAGGCCTTCTTCCAGGCGAACCGCTTCCTGACCCCGCCGCTGGTCCAGGCCGTCCTCGCGCGCCTCGAGGCCGGGCCGGTCGTCGACCTGTACGCCGGGGTCGGGCTCTTCGCCATGGCGGCTGCGGCCGCCGGGCTCGGCCCGGTCGTGGCCGTGGAGGGCGACGAGGTCAGCGCGACCGACCTCGTGGCAAACGTCGCGCCGCTCGCCGGGCGGGTCACCGTGGTGCACGCCGCCGTCGAGACCTTCCTCGCGCGGCGGCGGGACCGCCCGATCCGTTCGCTGATCGTCGACCCGCCGAGGACCGGCATGTCCCGCGAGGCGATGGCCGGAGTGCTGTCCGCCGGCGCGCGCCGCCTCGTCTACGTCAGCTGCGATGTGGCCACCCTCGCGCGCGATGCCCGGCGGCTGCTCGATACGGGGTACGACCTGGCGTCAATCGAGGCGTTCGACCTGTTCCCGAACACGCCGCACGTCGAGGTGCTGGCCGTCTTCGACCGCCAGGCCTGACGACGGCTGTCAGGTCGCGGGTCTTGGCCAGCAGCGCGCAGCCGCCGGTGGATCAGCCCCGCCGGCGCGACGCCGCCTCGGCGCAGGCCGCGACGAGGGCGTCAAACAGCACGTCGAACTCGCCGGTGCGCCAGAAGTTCTCCGGGTGCCACTGCACGGCCAGGCAGAAGCGCGAGTCCGGCCGCTCCATGGCCTCGATGACGCCATCGGGGGCCGTGCCGGCGACCGTCCAGCCCGGCGCGAGGTGCTTGACCGCCTGGTGATGGCGGCTGTTGACCGGGACCCGCCCGTCGCGGGCTCCGGGGGCGCGTGCGAGGATGCGCCCGATGCGCGTCTCCCCGTCGAAGGCGACGTCGTGGGCGACGGCGTCGAGCGGCGTCGACACCTTGTGGTCGAGCGGCGTACCGGTCAGCTCGCTCGGCAGGTCCTGCCAGAGCGTCCCGCCGCAGACGACGTTCAGCAGCTGCATGCCGCGGCAGATGCCGAGCACCGGCAGGTCGCGCTCGAGGGCCAGTCGGGCGAGCTCGATTTCGAAGTCGTCGCGCCCGGCCTCGGCCCGCTGGTAGGTCGGGTGCGGCGCCTGTCCGTAGTACCCCGGGTCGACGTCCCTGCCCCCCGTCAGCAGCAACCCGTCGACCCCGTCGAGCAGGAGGGCGGCATCGCACTCCGTCCAGTCGGCGACGATGGTGACGGCCCCCGTCTTGTCGACGGCCTCGAAGTAGTCGTTGGGCCGCCGGAGGTGCGAGACGGCGATGCGCGTGGGCATGGTCTTCACATTCGCGCCGGCACGTCGCAGCCGAACAGCCCGAGGGCCTGCGTCAGCTGACGGCGGAAGTACGCCACGATGCCTGCCCGCCACCGGCGGACGTCGGCGCGCTCCTCGTTGAGAATCGGGTAGCGGTGATAGAAGGCGTTGAAGAGCTGCGCGAGGCCGAACATCCACTTGGCCACGAGCGACGGCTCGAGGGTCCGGATCGCCTGTTCGACGACCTCGTCGAGCCGGCCCGCCTCGAGTACCAGGTGCCACACGTCGTCGGCCTCGTCACCCGACACGATCGACTCCGCGGGCGTGTCGCCGAGCGCCGCGATCACGGCCGCCTCGTCGAGGCCGTCGCGGTCGCGCAGCTTGTTGAAGATGTTGTTGGCGCGCACCACGGAGTACTGCAGATACGGGCCGCTCTCCCCCTCGAAGGCCAGGGCCTCGTCGATGTCGAAGACGATCACCTTCGTGCGCGAGAACTTGACCATGAAATAGCGCAGCGCGGCGACGGCGATGGCGCGCGCGATGCCATCGCGCCCGGCGGCGTCGAGGTCGGGATTCCGCGTGGCGACCTCGTGCGCGGCCTTCGCCACGAGCCGATC
Encoded here:
- a CDS encoding biotin--[acetyl-CoA-carboxylase] ligase, translated to MTALPGALPHAWGVVAADLGVPASWTRTTHLFDVVTSTNDVASALASAGAPEGTMVVAGEQTAGRGRRGRSWSSPSAGGVYFSVVLRPGARAEGPDTETMLWTLMAAVAVADGIERASGLRPDIKWPNDLGVARPATAAEGAGWRKLAGILAEGVVTGGTVQHVVLGVGINVARAERDVRAPSTSIEEETGVVVSPARLWACCAASLARRRGQLTAEGPSPVLDAWRARAPSSVGSRVSWRGESGPRNGWTAGIDDTGALRVESLGEIVTFVGGELSWEDLGRDG
- a CDS encoding gamma-glutamyl-gamma-aminobutyrate hydrolase family protein (Members of this family of hydrolases with an active site Cys residue belong to MEROPS family C26.), with the protein product MPTRIAVSHLRRPNDYFEAVDKTGAVTIVADWTECDAALLLDGVDGLLLTGGRDVDPGYYGQAPHPTYQRAEAGRDDFEIELARLALERDLPVLGICRGMQLLNVVCGGTLWQDLPSELTGTPLDHKVSTPLDAVAHDVAFDGETRIGRILARAPGARDGRVPVNSRHHQAVKHLAPGWTVAGTAPDGVIEAMERPDSRFCLAVQWHPENFWRTGEFDVLFDALVAACAEAASRRRG
- a CDS encoding TRAM domain-containing protein; the encoded protein is MGGDLMQIGTEITLVVEKPVAGGRMLARHEGRVVLVSGTIPGERVVARVERVQSQLAQAATIAVLEPHAARRDDNPDPACGGMTYAHIAYDHQRHLKALVVADAFARQARVALDPLPPVAASPERGYRMRTRLHVRGGRIGSFREGSHDLCDIAVTGQVLPETVAVLRDLEAGLSQHGVERLEAVEVMENLDATQRVLHFDDGPARERLGRSLLDRLAALPGVTGVSHARGGRRAGAAARVGDRLDAFTGPGTDAGDTLVGRQAQAFFQANRFLTPPLVQAVLARLEAGPVVDLYAGVGLFAMAAAAAGLGPVVAVEGDEVSATDLVANVAPLAGRVTVVHAAVETFLARRRDRPIRSLIVDPPRTGMSREAMAGVLSAGARRLVYVSCDVATLARDARRLLDTGYDLASIEAFDLFPNTPHVEVLAVFDRQA
- the nadC gene encoding carboxylating nicotinate-nucleotide diphosphorylase, with translation MPLDPALYREVVRRALAEDLGWGDVTTEATVAADLMARGTLSAGAPCVIAGLDVAEEVFRQLDPGAVVTRRRRDGETCGPGDVVAVVDGRAAWLLTAERTALNFLQRLSGIATLTRRFVDLAAGRLVVLDTRQTTPTLRVLEKYAVRAGGGLNHRASLDDGVLIKANHVRLAGGVRAALERTRALGQEMPVEIEVRTPEEAEEAMAAGTTRLRVLDRPDDVLAEIIRVARGRAQVEVSGDVSPERLPAIAASGADFVSIGLLTHSAPAVPLDFVLEPMP